Proteins co-encoded in one Salarias fasciatus chromosome 4, fSalaFa1.1, whole genome shotgun sequence genomic window:
- the timp2b gene encoding metalloproteinase inhibitor 2b yields MSWTMNRCFVTLAILFLWRVEEMSEACSCSPAHPQQAFCNSDVVIRAKVVGTEEVDSGNDIYGNPIKRIKYDIKQMKMFKGPNQEVDAVYTAPTSAMCGVTLETSGRNEYLITGKLENDGTVHVTLCDFMEQWEDLSATQKKNLVQRYETGCDCKITRCTSVPCMITSPTECLWTDWIIEKLVNGEQAKHFACIKRSDDSCAWYRGAAAPKRDFLDIEDP; encoded by the exons ATGAGCTGGACGATGAACCGCTGTTTTGTGACTCTGGCCATCCTGTTTCTCTGGCGGGTGGAAGAGATGTCAGaagcctgcagctgctctcctgcGCATCCTCAGCAGGCGTTTTGCAACTCAGACGTCG tgATCAGAGCAAAAGTAGTTGGGACAGAGGAGGTTGACTCTGGCAACGACATCTATGGAAATCCCATCAAACGCATCAAGTATGACATCAAACAGATGAAG ATGTTTAAAGGCCCCAATCAGGAGGTGGATGCCGTCTACACTGCCCCAACCTCTGCAATGTGTGGAGTGactctggagacttctggcagaAACGAGTATCTCATCACAG GCAAGCTGGAGAATGATGGGACGGTGCACGTCACGCTGTGCGACTTCATGGAGCAGTGGGAGGATCTGAGCGCCACCCAAAAGAAGAACCTGGTTCAGCGTTACGAAACGGGATGCGACTGCAAG ATCACTCGCTGCACCTCGGTGCCTTGCATGATCACCAGCCCGACGGAGTGCCTTTGGACAGACTGGATCATTGAGAAGTTGGTCAACGGAGAGCAGGCCAAACACTTTGCGTGTATCAAGAGGAGCGACGACTCGTGTGCCTGGTACAGAGGCGCCGCAGCGCCCAAAAGAGATTTCCTGGACATTGAAGATCCTTGA